Below is a window of Candidatus Bipolaricaulota bacterium DNA.
TTGCGAAAGCTTCTCCGCTAAGCCGTGACTGTATTCTTCAAGCTCGCCTGGATAGCGTGATCCGACCGCGAAGTAGCTCAGTTCTGCCAAAACTCGGGGCTGTACGCCAACATCGACGGTCGAAGGGAGCAAGCGATTCAAGAGTACCAAATCATGGGACTTGGGGAAAGGTACTCCGTAAGCTGTAAGCAGAGCTTTCAATGCCTTCTCAGCCGCTTGCTGAGCGTGATAGCAGACGATATCCGGCGGAAAATCCGAATCCTTTAGCAGGATCTCAATGGCTCGCAGATCTGATT
It encodes the following:
- a CDS encoding HEPN domain-containing protein, giving the protein MQPEALKAAQAWLRKAQSDLRAIEILLKDSDFPPDIVCYHAQQAAEKALKALLTAYGVPFPKSHDLVLLNRLLPSTVDVGVQPRVLAELSYFAVGSRYPGELEEYSHGLAEKLSQ